The Ornithodoros turicata isolate Travis chromosome 7, ASM3712646v1, whole genome shotgun sequence genome includes a region encoding these proteins:
- the LOC135400609 gene encoding uncharacterized protein LOC135400609 — protein sequence MPVSSIAVKLPPYWDRIPSTWFIQAEAKFHLAGISSQRTKFYHVIAALSPSAAEEVFDIIASPPADDPYDSLKNALLKRTSPSDRARLQQLLSSEELRDRRPSQLLRRMWQLHGEGTDATTQNFLRELFLQRLPRNVQTVLATASKLSIDELASLVDAVMEVAAPSIPSVAALQASAADSRPSQDNSPAQPSLAAFSQQVNHLTSLVVALTARSRSPPPRRQRSRSPRHPRRGSPNGLCTVVSAITPTTASNHVRGRETRQPTTDGWEWTWPYRLPPILHHGPLVRLAFFG from the coding sequence ATGCCGGTCTCTTCCATCGCAGTTAAGCTCCCTCCATATTGGGACCGGATCCCCTCGACATGGTTCATCCAAGCCGAGGCGAAGTTCCATCTTGCCGGCATCTCGTCCCAACGCACCAAATTCTATCATGTCATCGCGGCCCTTTCTCCATCGGCGGCGGAAGAGGTATTTGACATCATCGCAAGTCCCCCCGCCGACGACCCGTACGATTCACTGAAGAACGCTTTACTTAAACGAACGTCCCCCTCTGACCGCGCACGGCTCCAGCAGCTTCTCTCTTCGGAGGAACTTCGCGACCGACGCCCCTCTCAACTTCTGCGCCGCATGTGGCAGTTACACGGCGAAGGAACTGACGCTACGACTCAAAACTTCCTCCGCGAGTTGTTCCTTCAACGCCTTCCTCGCAACGTTCAGACAGTCCTTGCCACCGCCTCCAAGCTATCTATCGACGAGCTGGCTAGTTTAGTCGATGCTGTCATGGAAGTTGCTGCACCTTCCATACCAAGTGTTGCAGCGTTACAGGCCTCCGCTGCGGACAGTCGTCCATCACAAGATAATTCTCCCGCACAGCCCAGCCTGGCCGCTTTTTCGCAGCAAGTCAACCATCTCACCAGCCTCGTCGTGGCTTTGACAGCTCGTTCCAGGTCCCCTCCACCACGACGTCAACGTTCCCGCTCCCCGAGGCACCCGCGGCGTGGATCTCCCAACGGCCTTTGCACAGTCGTTTCGGCCATAACGCCCACCACTGCCTCCAACCATGTACGTGGTCGGGAAACCCGCCAGCCAACCACTGATGGCTGGGAGTGGACATGGCCTTACCGGCTGCCGCCTATTTTACATCACGGACCGCTCGTCCGGCTTGCGTTTTTTGGTTGA